TTCGGAAGTCTAGTCCTTTGGGTGTTGGGAAGTGATAGATTGGTTCATTATGGAGGCAAAAGAAAGGCCCCGATGCTTTTTGGGAAGGTTGAGAGAACAGGCCGGGCGCAGATCTGCAGTTCTCGGCGTGGCCACGTCTTCATAAACGCCCACGAGCTTAGGGCCAGCCACGGTGGTTTGGCCCTTGGGACTCCAGGGGCCCGTCTACCTGACCATCGAGTGGGCTTCGCCGTTGTCAGTTTTCTGGCCATTCCCTCCGCCCCAGCAATCCCAAACCCGCCCCACGGACCCAGAGAGTACTGGGGCGAGATGAGACTTCACCCACTGCGTAGAAGCTGTTGCCTCCGCTGCTGTCACAGCCACTCCGAGAGGCACCCACACCGCAGTGGAGACGGTCCCCTCCGGCCACTTCCCCCGGCTGCGCTCGGGTGCGGGGGCGCGGCCCGCGCGCTCCAGCGCGGAAGGAAATCGCCCCGCGCCCGCGAGCGGAGGGCggcggggagggaagggggagggcagcaAAGAGGCGGGCAGAGGGGCTGGCCGCCTGGTCCAGGTCCTTTTTGAATGGTTTGGGAAGACGAATTGTTAGACCCCGAGTAAGGGGGGTGGGGACGGAGAAGGGGGGCTGGAAAGCGGAAACTTTcctataaaacttctaaaagtcCCTCCTCCCCACGTCAGGCCAATGACACTGCTGCCCCCAAACTTTCCGCCTGCACGGAGGTATAAGAGCCTCCAAGTCAGCAGCTTTCGCCCAACTCCCAGACACCTCGCAGGCTCGCCGGCACCGGCAGCGTTTCCAGGAGGCTGAGCGGGGTGTGCGTGCGGCCGTTGGGCGCCTTCTTTTTGGACCTCGGGGCCATCCACaccgtcccctccccctcccgcctccctccccgcctcccccgcgCGCCCTCCCCGCGGAGatcctccctgtccctcctcccgCTCCCTCCTCCGCGGGCCGCACCGCCCGGGCCGGCGCCGCGCGCGGGGGAAGCTGGCGGGCTGAGGCGCCCcgctctcttcctctttcccggGCCGCCCCTCTGCCCCGGGCCTGCGAGGCCGCGCGTCGCCGCCCGAGAGATGATGCAGGACGTGTCCAGCTCGCCAGTCTCGCCGGCCGACGACAGCCTGAGCAACAGCGAGGAGGAGCCGGACCGGCAGCAGCCACCGAGCGGCAAGCGCGGGGGGCGCAAGCGGCGCAGCAGCCGGCGCAGCGCGGGGGGCGGCGCGGGGCCCGGCGGGGCCGCGGGCGGGGGCGTCGGAGGCGGCGAGGAGCCTGGCAGCCCGGCTCAAGGCAAGCGCGGCAAGAAGTCTgcgggctgcggcggcggcggcgcgggcggcggcggcagcagcagcggcggcgggaGTCCGCAGTCCTACGAGGAGCTGCAGACTCAGCGGGTCATGGCCAACGTGCGGGAGCGCCAACGCACGCAGTCGCTGAACGAGGCGTTCGCCGCGCTGCGGAAGATCATCCCCACGCTGCCCTCGGACAAGCTGAGCAAGATCCAGACCCTCAAGTTGGCGGCCAGGTACATCGACTTCCTCTACCAGGTCCTCCAGAGCGACGAGCTGGACTCCAAGATGGCAAGCTGCAGCTATGTGGCCCACGAGCGGCTCAGCTACGCCTTCTCGGTCTGGAGGATGGAGGGGGCCTGGTCCATGTCCGCGTCCCACTAGCAGGCGGAGCTCCCCACCCCCTCGGCAGGGCCGGAGACCTAGGTAAGGACCGGCGCCTCTGCGCCCCTTCGCCGCTCAGGTAGCGGACCGACTGACGGCCAGGCCGCGGCTCCCAGTACACCTtgccttcctccctgtctcccactcccctctcagcctccccccaccccaacctggcACCGCCACCTCATCCCCCGAGCGTCCCTGGAAGGCAGCTCATTCCCCGCTAGGGAGAGAGGGATGCGCCCTTGTGAAAGGTGTGCGTGTGCGTGAGTATGCGTGACAGATAGGAGGGAAGACTGAGAAAGATTCGAGGGTTATGGGTAAGGACAGTCTTGCCAGCGCCTCCCTTTCTTTTGGCTTTAAGTTTTCGTTCTCCTTAAAACAAATGTTTCCAaattccacctcctccttctttccGCCCACCCACTTCCTCTTGCCCTTGGGCTGAAATCCTTCCAGGTTGTTCAGCGTAATTTCTCCGTGGTGGTGATAAGAACAGTGCTCACTAGTCTTAGAAAACAGCCAGAGACCTAAACAATAACCGATTTTCCCCCCTCTGGGTTTTTGCAGATGTCATTGTttccagagaaggagaaaatggacAGTCTAGAGACTCTGGAGCTGgataactaaaaatatatatatatgccaaagATTTTCTTGGAAATTAGAAGAGCAGAACCCAAATTCAAAGAAACAGGGCGTGGGGCgcacttttaaaagagaaagcgAGACAGGCCCGTGGACAGTGATTCCCAGACGGGCAGCGGCACCATCCTCACACCTCTACATTCTGATAGAAGTCTGAACAGTtgtttgtgttcctttttttttttttttgacgaagaatgtttttattttaatttttattttttcatgcatGCATTCTCAAGAGGTCGTGCCAATCAGCCACTGAAAGGAAAGGCATCATTATGgactttctccatttttaaatggtAACAATCAGAGGAATTTTAAGAACACCTTTAGAAATAAAGATACTGGGATTAAACTGACTTGCAAAATCATAGTCAGTtaattccttttttcattcttcctctgagggaaaaaaaacttaaaatacaaaaaaacaacattctatttatttattgatgacCCATGGTAAAATGCAAATAGATCCGGTGTCTAaatgcattcatatttttatgattgttttgtaaatatctttgtatattatttttctgcaataaataaatatgattgaAAATTTTAAGAACCTTAGAGTTTggtctatatttttaaagctcagGATTAAGTTGGAGGTAAATACCTGCTTGTTTAACTCTGGAGACATGCAGGAGGGTGAGGAAGCacttaatataaataaagcagTGAAAAACTCAAACTAGCTACTGATAGGTACAGGCATGTTATTTAGAAAGACAGCTTTATCATCATTATTCCTGTTTGGTGCTCAGTGGACTTAGCATCTCCCCTTCCTTCATCTCTTATCAAGTCCTCAGACAGAAAAAACTTTAATAGTTAATTCACCTCACTAACTTATATTTTGAGAAGGCAGCTATAAAACAGTTAAATGCAAATAAGCACTAAGAATTCAGCACTGTTTTCTCTTGTTACTGTAGTTTTGTCATGACCTCTACTCTTtataaggatttttaaataataggttCATTTCAGTGAAAGGATGAATAAAGTATTATCAGAATTACCTATCTgtacacacatataaatgaatacaaatgCATAGAAAATAAAGCTTAATTCAGCATGAAAGAGAATTCCATTTGTAAAGTAATTTGCTTTACTGTTCTTTCATGAATGAGGATGACATTTAATTGCTAAAAAGGAAAGCTAAAGTTAAGAATATTTCCCTATGTTGATGTTACCCATTTGGGAAGTATGCTCCCAAAATGTATGTAAAGAACATACAGctataaagtgaaaaacaaacaaagaacctGAACTTTCAGTGTCTTCAGTAATTATTGTAAGAGTTACAATTTTAAATGCTATAGCTGCTCATTTTCTAGTCAGTTCATTAGCAAATAGATTTTATACAAAATTACACAGAATTTTTCCCTGGTTTCTTACATGTATACAAAATCTGATGAAGTTAAGTAAAACAATAACAAGGACAAATAGTGCTTGATTTTTACTTCATTCTGGTTATTTCTAGGCCAGAAAAATATTGGCTATTATAATGAATACCATTAGAAATGGTGATTTAGTATCAGTTCTTAACTTTTATATCCAGTTTACTGCATTTAAGTATAACTAGGGATGCTTTCacactggaaaataattttgctgCCTAATTCAAGCAATGACTATGACAAAAAAAAGTGTATGAATCCAAACAGATCGTATTTGCTTAGCACAGGTTGAGGTTATGTTATTGCCTGAAggtttttctccccctctctACACATCATTATAGAATGCTGACAGaacaatattgtaaatttatTATTGTGTGTATTTTAAGACTATGTTTAACAATAAGGAGCCTGTAGAATTTACTTAAATTAAAAGATTAGTGAAActggggaaataattttttagattttgatagtccttttcaaaataatgagatgGGAAACCGATTATGTGTggatatatgtgtggagtgtgtgtgtgagtgtgtagaACAGAAATGTAAAGAGGGTGCCCTAGAAGGATGAGAGAGTATCAAGATGGtaattctcttttgtgtgtgtcatCGAACCACCTCCATTTTCTAAATTGTTCATGGAGGAATCTCCTTGTTCATTAGCTTGGTCTGACTATTTGATATTTCAGATTTCTTGACGTACATCAGAATGGAGCTGACCATCCTTGCTGATAAGGTAATTTCCATCTTATCTCTGATGATATAGAAACTAGAAGTTTCAAAAAAGGTAGCCTTccatttgccttttcttctttttctattctgtttctttggggGGGGTTCTCTACTTTTCTCATAAAAGActtgagagaaaagcaaatgccACATTTATGTTGAGTAATACTAACTACTAAACTGAAAGTAATATTTTCCATGAGACTTTCatagataaacaaatgaatgaaagaaaagtgGTGAATAATTTTACTTTGAATGAGAAGAATCCACAGtggaaaatattaactattaGAATACAATTTTCAGCTTGCTGACTATTTCTGTGTTCCCAACCTCCCTCACCCCATACACACCACAGTGCTAATTCTGCCTTTAAGTAGAAATGAAGACacctgtgtttctttttctatcgtttcttgttttcattttatttcattttattttgctacttATTCTTATTTAAAGGACATTTAGAAAGAATTGCCTGTTTCAGAAGTGAGATTTTAAAGGTGTCTGGACCCGGGAGCTTTAACTCTTTAGCCAGAATGTATTCCCTGGAAGGAATGTATTGTATTACATTATCTTGGGTGAATTCTAAACAATTGAATAAGAATGTTCGCTTTACTGtgcacagaatttttttaatcttgcttttAATTTCGTTGGACTGATAGCCTTCAGTCATAAGaaagcagtgaatttttgttCCCATCATACACATTTTCCCTCTTTATGCACACACTTGGTAACAAGCACATGCACAGATGATAATTCATGCACAGTTGCAGGTACCCTCCCCAAAGTGGAACATATTAATAAAACAACGTTAAATAGCGGAAACTCACACAACATGTGTACTTTTTTCCCACACTCAGCAACAACACAAGCTTCTTGCTCCTTCGGTCCTCAGGATCATATTCATAATGGAGCTTTTTAAGGGACATTTGGCCTCTTGCAAAAAAGTCGAGCATTTTGCACATTCCACGGTTTGGCAAACTCAAAACTGGTTATTTTCTCTAGACCGGTATCAAGTTCTTCTCAGGCATATGATTTCACTTGAAGTCCTGCCCAGGAATCCTTCAAAGTGAGCGTTTGTCCCGCTCTCATGATGTCAGGCGGTTTTCCCTGCATCtgtaatttgaagaaaaacaaacaaacctgcgGGGAACAAACGCCACGGAAACCCAAACAGAACTCCGTGGGGAGCGGGAGTCTCACCTGCGGCGCGCGCGGGAGGGGGTGCGGGCCCCTACTCCCCTGCGTGGGTGGCAGGCGGCCCGCACGGTGGGGAGAGTGACAATGTCCGTGGCCTCCCAGGGACGGCGTGGACGGCCCCCGGCCCGCGTCGGGCTGCTGCGCGGAGGCGGCGGCTCCCAGTGTCAGCGGTAGCGAAGGGAGCAGCAGCAAGAGCTTCAGGCAGAGGCCCAACCTCAAATTTCCAGAGACAGGCCTGCATTAGCGACAAACTTGGGTCGGTAGGGGGTTCCCTGGGGGCCacttttccagaattttccacTGGTGTGTCATAAAGCGTGCTGCACACCCAGCACCGGCGAAAGTGGAAGGAAAACTAGGTTTCCTCATAATTTCGAAAAGCCGGCCACCCCACCATTTCCCAGCCACCTGGAAACCAAGCCCTCGAAAAATACAAACAGGATTATTAATTATCCTTATTTACTGAACAGCAAATGAGAGACCCATTAAACAGGGCATGAGATATATTTTCCGCTCTCTTTTGTCCCAAGGCTACAGGACGTGAGCCCACTTTATGTTCTTAGCAAATCAAAGCACGTGTCCTTTGAAGAAGGTGTGTAATTGGAGTTTAAGGCATGTATGGAATTCCCAGATGTCTATAAAGTAAGGAAGGAGC
The Camelus ferus isolate YT-003-E chromosome 7, BCGSAC_Cfer_1.0, whole genome shotgun sequence genome window above contains:
- the TWIST1 gene encoding twist-related protein 1 produces the protein MMQDVSSSPVSPADDSLSNSEEEPDRQQPPSGKRGGRKRRSSRRSAGGGAGPGGAAGGGVGGGEEPGSPAQGKRGKKSAGCGGGGAGGGGSSSGGGSPQSYEELQTQRVMANVRERQRTQSLNEAFAALRKIIPTLPSDKLSKIQTLKLAARYIDFLYQVLQSDELDSKMASCSYVAHERLSYAFSVWRMEGAWSMSASH